The Solanum lycopersicum chromosome 9, SLM_r2.1 genome window below encodes:
- the LOC101262351 gene encoding mavicyanin-like, translated as MGFMKVAKLFLSITVVFSFFMFILASAAVYKIGDDAGWTFGSANVNYGVWAATKKFQIDDILVFVYDKTQNNVLRVSLSDFHNCNAANPIRSYSSGNDSITIMGPGHYYYICGFPGHCQTGQKVDIRVPKVVQPSDLPTGSPSPAPGTTLSTTSVHVTAPAPAKSNAPSFFINNGLGLGLGLTLFMIVIGADYVF; from the exons ATGGGTTTTATGAAAGTGGCTAAGCTTTTTCTCTCGATAACGgttgtttttagtttttttatgttCATTCTTGCTAGTGCTGCTGTGTACAAAATTGGTGATGATGCTGGTTGGACGTTCGGCAGCGCCAATGTGAATTATGGTGTATGGGCCgctacaaaaaaatttcagatCGATGACATTCTTG TATTTGTGTATGACAAAACACAAAACAATGTCCTTCGAGTGAGCCTCTCTGATTTCCATAATTGTAACGCCGCGAACCCCATCAGAAGTTACTCTTCCGGCAATGACTCCATCACCATCATGGGTCCGGGCCACTATTACTATATCTGCGGTTTTCCGGGCCACTGTCAAACCGGTCAAAAGGTTGATATCAGGGTACCTAAAGTTGTTCAGCCCAGTGATCTTCCAACTGGAAGCCCAAGCCCAGCTCCTGGAACAACCTTATCTACTACTAGTGTCCATGTAACTGCACCAGCACCAGCCAAGAGTAATGCACCTTCATTCTTCATTAATAATGGGCTTGGGCTTGGGCTTGGGCTTACTTTGTTCATGATTGTCATTGGTGCAgattatgtgttttga